One part of the Anaerolineales bacterium genome encodes these proteins:
- a CDS encoding flavin reductase family protein, with translation MELDPQNAPAGALGKIINGSVVPRPIAWVSTADSNGVRNLAPFSFFNVAAHKPPTLLFCIEVRGTDGGVKDTYKNIIATKQYAINIVSEPLAEAMNLSSTELPPERDEFEVARLTPAACVRIKAPRVAESPVSFECELRQVVPIGDGTPGSAWIMIGEIVYIHVADEIINDKFYVDAQKLQAIGRLSGFGYTRTNDTFDMKRPPSQLAS, from the coding sequence ATGGAACTTGACCCGCAAAATGCCCCGGCCGGAGCGCTGGGCAAGATCATCAACGGTTCGGTGGTGCCCCGCCCGATCGCGTGGGTGTCCACGGCGGATAGCAACGGCGTGCGCAACCTGGCGCCCTTCTCGTTCTTCAACGTAGCCGCGCACAAGCCCCCCACCCTGCTGTTCTGTATCGAAGTGCGCGGCACGGATGGCGGCGTCAAGGATACATACAAGAATATTATTGCCACCAAGCAGTATGCGATCAACATTGTCAGCGAGCCGCTGGCGGAAGCAATGAACCTGAGCTCGACCGAGCTGCCGCCGGAGCGCGACGAGTTCGAAGTGGCCCGGCTGACGCCGGCAGCCTGCGTGCGCATCAAGGCGCCGCGGGTGGCGGAGAGCCCGGTCAGCTTCGAATGCGAGCTGCGCCAGGTGGTACCCATTGGGGATGGCACGCCAGGCTCGGCTTGGATCATGATCGGGGAGATCGTCTATATCCATGTGGCCGACGAGATCATCAATGACAAGTTCTATGTGGATGCGCAAAAGCTCCAGGCGATCGGACGTCTTTCCGGCTTTGGCTATACGCGTACCAATGACACCTTTGACATGAAGCGCCCACCCTCTCAACTTGCGAGCTAG
- a CDS encoding homogentisate 1,2-dioxygenase, with the protein MPFYHSLGEFPQKRHVQFRKPSGGLYREEVMGLEGFSGIQSLLYHHFLPPRIKKVELLGSAKSEYVDFGAIRHRAFRTADIPAGGDPVAARRELLGNNDVTIGLSRPTKSMDYFYRNAQAYECWFVHEGSGVLRSQFGVLEFREGDYLVIPFGVTWKLELSGTEARFLVVETPSHIEPPRRYRNEYGQLLEHAPYTERDIRVPTQLDTHTERGEFEVRVKVRDSITRHILDHHPHDVVGWDGYLYPWIFNINDYEPRTGALHLPPPTHQTFQGRGFVLCSFVPRLYDYHPDAIPAPYNHSNVQSDEVIYYAEGEFMSRKGIDRCDISMHPFGLPHGPQPGATEASIGKQRTDELAVMVDTFHPLHVTTAALEMEKPEYQDSWLEGDGE; encoded by the coding sequence ATGCCCTTCTATCATTCCCTTGGTGAATTTCCGCAAAAACGCCATGTGCAATTCCGCAAGCCGAGTGGCGGCTTGTACCGCGAAGAAGTCATGGGCTTGGAGGGCTTTTCCGGCATCCAATCCCTGCTGTATCACCACTTCCTGCCGCCGCGCATCAAGAAGGTAGAGCTGCTGGGCAGCGCCAAATCTGAGTACGTGGACTTTGGTGCCATCCGCCACCGCGCCTTCCGCACCGCGGATATCCCCGCCGGCGGCGACCCGGTAGCCGCCCGCCGCGAGCTGCTAGGCAACAACGATGTCACTATCGGGCTGAGCCGCCCGACCAAAAGCATGGATTACTTCTACCGCAATGCGCAGGCCTACGAGTGCTGGTTTGTGCATGAGGGCAGCGGCGTGCTGCGCAGCCAGTTTGGCGTTCTCGAGTTCCGCGAGGGCGACTATCTGGTAATCCCATTCGGAGTGACATGGAAGCTGGAGCTCTCCGGCACGGAGGCTCGCTTCCTGGTGGTCGAGACACCCTCGCACATTGAGCCGCCGCGCCGCTACCGCAACGAATACGGCCAACTGCTGGAGCATGCGCCGTACACCGAGCGCGACATCCGTGTGCCTACCCAACTGGACACGCACACTGAGCGCGGCGAGTTCGAAGTGCGCGTAAAGGTGCGCGACAGCATTACGCGCCACATTCTGGACCATCACCCGCATGATGTGGTGGGCTGGGATGGGTACCTGTATCCGTGGATCTTCAACATCAACGACTATGAGCCGCGCACCGGCGCTCTGCACTTGCCCCCGCCGACCCATCAGACCTTCCAAGGCCGCGGCTTTGTGCTGTGCTCGTTCGTGCCGCGCCTGTATGACTATCATCCAGATGCGATTCCCGCTCCGTACAACCACTCGAATGTGCAGTCTGACGAAGTGATCTATTACGCCGAGGGCGAGTTCATGTCTCGCAAGGGGATTGACCGTTGCGATATTTCGATGCATCCCTTCGGCTTGCCGCACGGCCCGCAGCCTGGCGCCACCGAGGCCTCGATCGGCAAGCAGCGCACGGATGAGCTGGCGGTGATGGTGGACACCTTCCACCCACTGCACGTCACCACGGCCGCGCTGGAGATGGAAAAGCCTGAATACCAGGACAGCTGGCTGGAAGGCGACGGCGAATAA
- a CDS encoding fumarylacetoacetate hydrolase family protein: MGALIAEDRVVSLGRGDLPQDMLSFIRAGAATWGLAAQVARQTQTVWPLDEVRLLAPLQNPPSIRDAYAFEQHVRTANQNRGREVPAEWYEFPVFYFTNPTTVFGPDDEIQKPSYTEALDYELEVAAIIGKPGKDIPAENALEHIFGFTIMNDWSARDVQRKEMKVGLGPAKGKDFATSLGPVIVTPDELESVSAARPGVYSLAMTARVNGKELSRGNWADIHYSFGEIIARASQGVTLQPGDVIGSGTVGTGCLLELTKAEGPWLKAGDAIELEIERIGTLKNTVR; the protein is encoded by the coding sequence TTGGGGGCGCTCATTGCAGAAGACCGCGTGGTCTCGCTGGGCCGCGGCGACCTGCCGCAGGACATGCTGAGCTTTATCCGCGCCGGGGCGGCCACCTGGGGGCTGGCGGCGCAAGTGGCGCGCCAGACCCAGACTGTGTGGCCGCTGGATGAGGTGCGCCTGCTGGCGCCGTTGCAAAACCCACCCAGCATACGTGATGCATATGCTTTTGAGCAGCATGTGCGCACCGCCAACCAGAACCGCGGGCGCGAAGTGCCGGCGGAATGGTACGAGTTCCCCGTCTTTTACTTCACCAATCCCACGACGGTGTTTGGGCCAGATGATGAGATCCAAAAGCCCAGTTACACCGAAGCGCTGGATTATGAGCTGGAAGTTGCCGCGATCATTGGCAAGCCCGGCAAAGACATCCCGGCCGAGAATGCGCTGGAGCACATTTTTGGCTTCACCATCATGAATGACTGGTCTGCCCGTGATGTGCAGCGCAAGGAAATGAAAGTGGGTCTTGGCCCTGCCAAGGGCAAGGATTTTGCCACCAGCCTCGGCCCTGTGATCGTGACGCCGGATGAGCTGGAAAGCGTTAGTGCCGCCCGGCCGGGTGTATACAGCCTGGCGATGACGGCACGCGTGAACGGCAAAGAGCTTTCGCGCGGCAACTGGGCCGATATCCATTACTCCTTTGGGGAAATCATTGCGCGGGCTTCGCAGGGGGTAACCCTGCAGCCGGGAGACGTCATCGGCTCTGGTACGGTAGGCACTGGCTGCCTGCTGGAACTGACCAAGGCCGAAGGCCCGTGGCTGAAGGCTGGGGATGCTATTGAGCTCGAAATCGAACGCATTGGCACACTCAAAAACACTGTGCGTTAG
- the hppD gene encoding 4-hydroxyphenylpyruvate dioxygenase: MVQVNEAKTEARPMTEEGDFLPIQGIDHLHFYVGNAKQAMHYWWKGLGFKPVAYSGLETGNREFASYVLESGKIRVVVSAAYGPSHEIAGHHLAHGDGVKVVALQVEDVEKAYKETTARGGQSAWAPREEKDDFGVLRTSAIHTYGEVLHMFVDRSDYKGPFAPGYEPYEREAQSTGLAAVDHIVGNVQLGKMNHWVNFYHRVMGFRQLQHFDDEDISTEYSALMSKVMENGNGRIKLPINEPADGKRRSQIEEYLDYYLGPGVQHLALSTGDIIETITQLKANGIEFLRVPDEYYELLPKRVGDIVKEPLDKINELGILVDKDDEGYLLQVFSRPIQDRPTAFIEVIQRRGSRGFGKGNFKALFEALEAEQDRRGNL, translated from the coding sequence ATGGTGCAAGTGAATGAAGCCAAAACCGAAGCACGCCCTATGACGGAAGAAGGCGACTTTCTGCCGATCCAGGGTATTGACCATTTACATTTCTACGTAGGCAATGCAAAACAAGCCATGCACTACTGGTGGAAGGGTCTGGGCTTCAAGCCCGTAGCCTATTCCGGCCTGGAGACGGGCAACCGCGAGTTTGCTTCTTACGTTTTGGAGTCTGGCAAGATCCGCGTTGTGGTGTCGGCTGCGTATGGCCCCAGCCATGAGATCGCCGGCCACCACCTGGCCCACGGCGACGGGGTCAAGGTTGTAGCCCTGCAAGTGGAAGATGTGGAGAAAGCCTACAAAGAGACCACCGCGCGCGGCGGCCAGAGCGCCTGGGCGCCGCGTGAGGAAAAGGACGACTTCGGCGTTCTGCGCACCTCCGCCATTCACACCTACGGCGAAGTGCTGCACATGTTCGTAGACCGCAGCGACTATAAAGGCCCTTTCGCCCCCGGCTACGAGCCGTACGAGCGCGAAGCACAGAGCACGGGCCTGGCCGCGGTAGACCACATTGTGGGCAATGTTCAGCTGGGCAAGATGAACCACTGGGTGAACTTCTATCACCGCGTGATGGGCTTCCGCCAACTGCAACACTTTGACGACGAGGACATCAGCACCGAGTATTCGGCCTTGATGTCCAAAGTGATGGAGAATGGCAACGGCCGCATCAAACTGCCGATCAATGAGCCGGCCGACGGCAAGCGCCGCAGCCAGATCGAGGAGTACCTGGACTACTACCTGGGGCCTGGCGTTCAACACTTGGCGCTCTCCACGGGCGACATCATTGAGACGATCACGCAGCTCAAGGCGAATGGCATTGAGTTCCTGCGTGTGCCTGACGAGTACTACGAACTGCTGCCTAAGCGCGTAGGCGACATCGTCAAAGAACCGTTGGACAAGATCAACGAGCTGGGCATCCTGGTGGACAAGGACGATGAGGGTTATTTGCTGCAAGTGTTCTCTCGCCCTATTCAGGACCGCCCCACGGCTTTCATTGAAGTGATCCAGCGCCGCGGCAGCCGCGGCTTCGGCAAGGGCAACTTCAAGGCCCTGTTCGAAGCGCTGGAAGCCGAGCAAGATCGCCGCGGCAACCTGTAA
- a CDS encoding RNA methyltransferase, whose translation MTAITSRSNPKVKLVRSLHERKTRQATSQFLVEGVFHIGAALEAGATLEMALYAPTLLRGEFAHGLPQRLQQAGVETIETNEDVMASLSEKDNPQGILAVARQNATHLANLQVHPSAVYLAAVAPQDPGNLGSLLRTLDAAGGEGLLLLDGGADPWHLQAVRAGMGAHFTKPIVQASFADFVVWAAAEGVSIYGSSAKAELPYREVTYTRPAALLLGSEREGLSPEQLTTCRQVVSMPMRGRVTSLNLAVAAGIWLYTVLA comes from the coding sequence ATGACCGCCATCACCAGCCGCAGCAACCCAAAAGTGAAACTAGTACGCAGCCTGCATGAACGGAAGACGCGGCAGGCAACCAGCCAATTCCTGGTTGAAGGCGTGTTTCACATCGGCGCAGCGTTGGAGGCTGGAGCAACATTAGAGATGGCGCTATATGCGCCCACCCTGCTGCGCGGTGAGTTTGCCCACGGGTTGCCGCAGCGGCTGCAGCAGGCGGGCGTGGAAACTATCGAAACAAACGAAGATGTGATGGCCAGCTTGAGCGAGAAGGACAACCCGCAGGGCATTCTGGCGGTTGCCCGCCAGAATGCGACCCACCTGGCGAACCTGCAGGTGCATCCCTCGGCGGTGTATTTGGCGGCGGTGGCTCCGCAAGACCCCGGGAACCTGGGCAGCCTGCTGCGCACGCTGGACGCGGCAGGCGGCGAGGGCTTGCTGCTACTGGATGGCGGCGCCGACCCCTGGCACCTGCAGGCTGTGCGAGCGGGTATGGGGGCCCACTTCACCAAGCCGATCGTGCAAGCCAGCTTTGCAGACTTTGTGGTGTGGGCCGCCGCAGAGGGCGTGAGCATCTACGGCAGCTCGGCCAAAGCCGAGCTTCCCTATCGCGAGGTGACCTACACGCGCCCAGCAGCCCTGCTGCTGGGCAGCGAGCGCGAAGGGCTGAGCCCAGAGCAGCTGACCACCTGCAGGCAGGTGGTCAGTATGCCAATGCGCGGGCGGGTCACTTCGCTCAACCTGGCTGTGGCGGCAGGGATCTGGCTGTATACAGTATTGGCCTAG
- a CDS encoding hydroxymethylglutaryl-CoA reductase, degradative — translation MSSPTESTSRIPGFYDLSIEERHQRLRGLGVLTEEQLAALAEGGIHAEAADHMVENAIGVHSLPLGLGLNFVVNGREVLVPMAVEEPSVVAGASFMAKLARAAGGFTASTDAPHMIGQMQLLDVTDLDAATAAIQAATPDLLAEAAQIDPVLLKLGGGPRELVVRRIDESPIGPFLVLHLIYDVRDAMGANAINTACERLAPRIEALTGGRVHLRILSNLADRRLARAACTIKRSELAFGDFSAEQVRDGIVEAWAFAAADPYRAATHNKGIMNGIDAVVIATGNDWRAVEAGAHAYAASRGRYTSLSTWGVSPDGDLVGSLELPMAVGIVGGATKVHPTAQAALKLMGVSTAAELAEIITAVGLAQNLAALRALATEGIQRGHMSLHARQVAIAAGAQGEQVEKLAAQLVAEKTVRVDRAEQLLKEWSQ, via the coding sequence ATGAGTTCGCCCACTGAAAGCACCTCTCGTATTCCTGGTTTCTATGACCTTTCAATAGAAGAGCGCCACCAGCGCCTGCGTGGCCTTGGAGTGCTCACTGAGGAACAGTTGGCTGCCCTGGCCGAAGGTGGCATCCACGCCGAAGCGGCTGACCACATGGTCGAGAACGCCATCGGCGTGCACAGCCTTCCGCTCGGCCTGGGGCTCAACTTCGTAGTCAATGGCCGCGAGGTGCTGGTGCCGATGGCCGTCGAGGAACCCTCGGTCGTGGCGGGCGCGTCGTTCATGGCCAAACTGGCCCGCGCTGCTGGCGGTTTCACCGCCTCCACCGACGCGCCGCACATGATCGGTCAGATGCAATTGTTGGACGTGACTGACTTGGATGCCGCCACCGCCGCCATCCAGGCCGCCACGCCTGATTTGCTGGCCGAGGCAGCCCAAATCGACCCTGTCCTCCTGAAGCTGGGCGGCGGCCCGCGTGAGCTGGTCGTGCGCCGTATTGACGAGTCACCCATTGGGCCGTTCCTGGTGCTGCATCTGATCTACGACGTGCGCGATGCCATGGGCGCCAATGCCATCAACACCGCCTGCGAGCGCCTGGCGCCGCGCATCGAAGCCCTCACCGGCGGCCGCGTCCACCTGCGCATCCTCAGCAACCTGGCCGACCGCCGCCTGGCGCGCGCCGCCTGCACCATCAAGCGCAGCGAGCTCGCCTTCGGTGATTTCTCTGCCGAGCAGGTGCGCGATGGCATCGTGGAGGCCTGGGCCTTCGCCGCCGCTGACCCGTACCGGGCGGCCACGCACAACAAGGGCATCATGAACGGCATTGATGCCGTGGTCATTGCCACCGGCAATGATTGGCGCGCCGTGGAAGCCGGCGCCCATGCTTACGCCGCAAGCCGCGGCCGCTACACTTCGCTCAGCACCTGGGGCGTCTCGCCGGACGGTGACCTCGTCGGCAGCTTGGAGCTGCCGATGGCCGTTGGCATCGTGGGCGGCGCCACCAAGGTTCATCCCACCGCCCAGGCCGCGCTCAAGCTGATGGGCGTTTCCACTGCGGCCGAGTTGGCAGAGATAATTACCGCCGTCGGCCTGGCCCAAAACCTGGCCGCCTTGCGCGCCCTGGCCACCGAGGGTATCCAACGCGGCCACATGAGCCTGCATGCCCGCCAGGTGGCGATTGCCGCTGGCGCACAAGGCGAGCAGGTTGAGAAACTGGCCGCACAGTTGGTTGCCGAAAAAACCGTGCGCGTAGACCGCGCCGAGCAATTATTAAAGGAATGGTCGCAATGA
- a CDS encoding hydroxymethylglutaryl-CoA synthase, whose translation MTEHIHEHETARLLKPEHPVGIVGYGAYVPRYRLPAKEVARVWTDGTAGLPIVEKSVPGLDEDVITMSIEAARNAVARAQVPVKELRAIWVGSESHPYAVKPSSTLVAEAIGASTSIQAADWEFACKAGTEAMVAAMGFVGSRMAQYAMAIGMDTAQGRPGDALEYTAGAGGAAFIIGPAEESVAEIECTYSFVTDTPDFWRRQYAKYPEHGQRFTGEPAYFKHITTAGQAMFDATGTKPEDYAYAVFHQPNAKFPQRAGQMLGFAPEQIQTGLLVPRIGNTYSGAAIIGLTAILDIAKPGDRIMLVSFGSGAGSDAMVLRVTDNIAGKPALAPTTEQYIQRRTEIDYAAYVRMRGKLTMK comes from the coding sequence ATGACAGAACACATTCACGAGCACGAAACCGCCCGCTTGCTCAAACCGGAGCATCCAGTTGGCATCGTTGGCTATGGCGCCTATGTGCCGCGCTACCGTCTGCCAGCCAAAGAAGTGGCCCGTGTGTGGACGGATGGGACAGCTGGTTTGCCCATTGTTGAAAAATCTGTGCCTGGCTTGGATGAGGACGTCATCACTATGTCGATCGAGGCCGCCCGCAATGCGGTCGCCCGCGCTCAGGTGCCGGTCAAAGAACTGCGCGCCATCTGGGTCGGCTCCGAGTCGCATCCCTACGCGGTGAAGCCCAGCTCCACGCTGGTAGCCGAAGCCATCGGCGCGTCAACCAGCATTCAGGCCGCCGACTGGGAGTTTGCCTGCAAAGCTGGCACCGAGGCCATGGTGGCTGCCATGGGCTTCGTCGGCTCGCGCATGGCGCAGTACGCCATGGCCATCGGCATGGACACGGCCCAGGGCCGCCCGGGCGATGCTTTGGAATACACGGCGGGGGCGGGCGGGGCGGCTTTCATCATTGGCCCGGCCGAAGAATCCGTCGCCGAGATCGAATGCACTTATTCCTTCGTCACCGATACGCCCGATTTCTGGCGCCGTCAATATGCCAAGTACCCGGAGCATGGCCAGCGCTTCACCGGCGAACCGGCTTACTTCAAGCACATCACCACCGCCGGCCAGGCCATGTTCGATGCCACTGGCACAAAGCCTGAAGATTATGCCTACGCCGTCTTCCACCAGCCCAACGCCAAGTTCCCGCAGCGCGCCGGCCAGATGCTGGGCTTTGCACCTGAGCAGATCCAGACCGGGCTGCTGGTGCCGCGCATCGGCAACACGTACTCCGGCGCGGCCATCATTGGCCTGACCGCTATTTTGGATATTGCCAAGCCAGGCGACCGCATCATGCTGGTCTCCTTCGGTTCTGGCGCTGGCTCGGATGCAATGGTGCTGCGGGTGACCGACAATATCGCTGGCAAGCCGGCCCTGGCGCCCACCACAGAGCAATACATCCAACGCCGCACCGAGATCGACTATGCCGCATATGTACGTATGCGCGGCAAGTTGACAATGAAGTAA
- a CDS encoding thiolase domain-containing protein (Catalyzes the synthesis of acetoacetyl coenzyme A from two molecules of acetyl coenzyme A. It can also act as a thiolase, catalyzing the reverse reaction and generating two-carbon units from the four-carbon product of fatty acid oxidation): protein MTNIIIAGIGQTPVNEHWNTSLRELAFHAMEAAMQDAGGLRPTALYVGNMLAGQLSRQGQLGALLADFAGLTGIEATTVEAAGASAAMALRVGMLAVASGQVDAAMVLGVEKLSEQVPAEVEAALAMSSDTDYEAEQGLTLTAQAALLAQRYVHEHKLPEHALAGFALTAHANGAHNPNAMFRKAIKPETYTKAGMVSAPLNMFDVAPNADGAAALILTRRERLPPKFSHPLVEIIGSSAVTDTLALHDRPDPLTFNAARLSIERACAQAGILPGDADLFELFDAFSIYSALTLEAAGLATRGEGWKLAQNGAISLNGQMPITTLGGLKARGFPGGATGAYQAAEAALQLRGQAGGAQVADAKTAIVQSLGGPASTAVTHVLRRLEN, encoded by the coding sequence ATGACCAACATCATCATCGCCGGTATCGGGCAGACGCCCGTCAACGAACACTGGAACACCTCGCTGCGCGAGCTGGCCTTCCACGCCATGGAAGCGGCCATGCAGGATGCTGGCGGCCTGCGCCCCACTGCGCTGTACGTCGGCAACATGCTGGCGGGCCAGCTCTCCAGGCAAGGCCAGCTCGGCGCACTCTTGGCCGACTTTGCCGGCCTAACGGGTATTGAGGCCACCACGGTGGAAGCCGCCGGCGCCTCCGCCGCCATGGCCCTGCGCGTCGGCATGCTGGCGGTTGCCAGCGGCCAGGTAGACGCCGCCATGGTGCTGGGCGTCGAGAAGCTCAGCGAGCAAGTGCCTGCTGAGGTCGAAGCCGCCCTGGCGATGAGCTCCGACACTGACTACGAAGCCGAGCAGGGCCTCACCCTCACCGCCCAGGCGGCCCTGCTGGCGCAGCGCTATGTGCATGAGCACAAACTGCCAGAGCATGCTCTGGCAGGCTTTGCCCTCACTGCCCACGCCAACGGCGCACACAATCCTAATGCCATGTTCCGCAAGGCCATCAAGCCAGAGACCTATACCAAGGCTGGCATGGTCAGCGCGCCGCTCAATATGTTTGATGTTGCGCCAAATGCCGATGGCGCCGCGGCGCTCATCCTCACGCGCCGTGAGCGTCTGCCCCCCAAGTTTTCGCACCCCCTGGTTGAGATTATCGGCTCCAGCGCGGTTACCGATACTCTGGCTCTGCATGACCGCCCGGACCCGCTCACCTTCAACGCGGCGCGCCTCTCCATTGAGCGCGCCTGCGCCCAGGCTGGCATTTTGCCTGGCGATGCTGACCTGTTCGAATTGTTCGATGCTTTCTCCATCTATAGCGCCCTGACGCTGGAAGCGGCTGGCTTGGCTACCCGCGGCGAGGGCTGGAAGCTGGCCCAGAACGGCGCCATTTCGCTCAACGGCCAGATGCCCATCACGACCCTGGGCGGGCTGAAGGCCCGCGGCTTCCCGGGCGGCGCTACCGGCGCCTACCAGGCCGCCGAAGCGGCCCTGCAGCTGCGCGGTCAGGCGGGCGGGGCGCAAGTGGCCGACGCCAAGACCGCTATCGTGCAGAGCCTGGGCGGGCCTGCCTCGACCGCGGTCACGCATGTTTTGCGCCGATTGGAGAATTAG
- the map gene encoding type I methionyl aminopeptidase, translated as MTVESDEQLQALKAIGKICAATLRKMMAAAKPGMTTRELDELGRGFLEAQGAASAPEVMYQFPCATCISVAPVIAHGVPGDYVLQAGDLIHIDVSAEKDGYFADTGASMQVGKKSQDISALLEATKETLKKTLATAKAGVLISELGRTMQSEARQRGYNTIAELASHGIGRKLHEYPSDVLNVPNPRDKRVLTEGLVLALEPFLAVGSGRITEDSDGWSLRTRDRSIAAQFEHTIVITQGKPIILTQA; from the coding sequence ATGACCGTGGAATCTGACGAACAACTGCAAGCGTTGAAGGCGATCGGTAAGATCTGTGCCGCAACCCTGCGCAAAATGATGGCGGCCGCCAAGCCGGGCATGACCACGCGGGAATTAGACGAGCTAGGCCGCGGCTTCCTGGAAGCCCAGGGCGCGGCCTCGGCGCCAGAGGTCATGTACCAGTTCCCGTGCGCTACCTGCATCAGTGTTGCGCCGGTGATTGCCCACGGGGTGCCGGGGGATTATGTACTGCAGGCGGGCGACCTTATCCATATTGATGTATCTGCCGAAAAAGATGGTTACTTCGCAGACACCGGCGCATCGATGCAGGTGGGCAAGAAGAGCCAGGATATCAGCGCCCTGCTGGAAGCAACCAAAGAGACGTTAAAAAAGACACTGGCGACCGCCAAGGCGGGAGTACTCATCAGCGAGCTGGGACGCACCATGCAGAGCGAAGCGCGTCAGCGGGGCTACAACACGATCGCCGAGTTGGCCAGCCATGGCATTGGGCGCAAACTGCACGAATACCCGAGCGATGTGCTAAACGTGCCTAACCCACGCGACAAACGCGTGCTGACCGAAGGGTTGGTGCTGGCCCTGGAACCGTTCCTTGCCGTAGGATCCGGGCGCATTACTGAAGATAGCGACGGCTGGTCATTGCGCACACGTGACCGCTCGATCGCGGCCCAGTTTGAGCACACGATCGTGATCACGCAGGGCAAGCCGATCATCCTGACCCAAGCTTAA
- a CDS encoding Zn-ribbon domain-containing OB-fold protein, which produces MDIPRHWRLKKQRYSLTGEVCEHCDAKLFPPRDICPECGEEAKTLFQFSGKGEVYSFTTVYDAPEGYAEQAPYTLAMVKLVEGPLVTAQLTDLGEQTPAIGMPVEMVTRLLRSATDERGMLIYGYKFRPAVA; this is translated from the coding sequence ATGGATATTCCGCGCCATTGGAGACTTAAGAAACAGCGCTACTCGCTCACCGGCGAGGTATGCGAGCATTGTGACGCCAAACTGTTCCCGCCGCGTGACATCTGCCCCGAATGTGGCGAAGAGGCCAAGACCCTCTTCCAGTTCAGCGGCAAGGGCGAGGTCTACTCTTTCACCACCGTGTACGACGCACCCGAAGGCTATGCCGAGCAGGCGCCCTACACCTTGGCCATGGTCAAGCTGGTCGAAGGCCCGCTGGTCACCGCTCAACTCACTGACCTGGGTGAGCAAACCCCTGCCATCGGCATGCCGGTGGAAATGGTCACCCGCCTGCTGCGCTCCGCCACCGATGAGCGCGGCATGCTAATCTACGGTTACAAGTTCCGACCGGCTGTCGCTTAA
- a CDS encoding phosphotransferase, whose protein sequence is MEQFIKDRFNDAILHQAAQRYGVEPAAVKMLDSFESFIFEFPRDGKEYILRIGHSHRRNQTLIEGETEWINYLVAGGVSAAQAIHSINDKLVESIPDGHGGDFLAVAFAKAPGGPARGRWTPELYQTYGETIGRMHKLTQAYTAPPKRPQWDDPIFDFVNTFLPDSEHEIKQRYKQVCDYVRTLPKDAQSYGLTHQDAHSGNLFIDDDGRITLFDFDDCGYNWLVNDIAMVLFYMASTAEDKAAFTAEFMPPFLRGYASQCTLEPKWLREMPYFMKIRELELYAVIHRDFDLENIDNPWIANFMRGRRERIDAGQPYIEFDFATLEPLLSS, encoded by the coding sequence ATGGAACAATTCATCAAAGACCGTTTCAATGATGCCATCTTGCACCAGGCGGCTCAACGCTACGGCGTAGAGCCTGCAGCGGTCAAGATGTTGGATAGCTTTGAAAGCTTCATCTTTGAATTCCCGCGGGATGGCAAGGAATACATCCTGCGCATCGGCCACAGCCACCGCCGTAACCAGACCTTGATCGAAGGCGAGACGGAGTGGATCAACTACCTCGTCGCTGGCGGTGTCTCTGCCGCCCAGGCGATCCACTCCATCAACGATAAGCTGGTCGAGTCCATCCCGGATGGACATGGTGGTGATTTCCTGGCTGTCGCTTTCGCCAAGGCGCCTGGCGGCCCCGCCCGCGGCCGCTGGACGCCAGAGCTATACCAGACCTACGGCGAGACCATTGGCCGCATGCACAAACTTACCCAGGCCTATACCGCGCCGCCCAAGCGCCCGCAGTGGGATGACCCCATCTTTGACTTTGTGAACACTTTCCTGCCCGACAGCGAACACGAAATCAAACAGCGCTACAAGCAAGTCTGCGACTATGTGCGCACGTTACCTAAAGACGCCCAGTCTTACGGGCTAACTCACCAGGATGCCCACAGCGGCAATCTCTTCATTGATGACGATGGCCGCATTACCCTGTTTGACTTCGATGATTGCGGCTACAACTGGCTGGTCAACGATATCGCTATGGTGCTTTTCTACATGGCCAGCACCGCCGAGGACAAAGCAGCCTTTACGGCCGAATTCATGCCGCCCTTCCTGCGCGGTTACGCCAGCCAGTGCACGCTTGAACCCAAGTGGTTGCGGGAAATGCCGTACTTCATGAAGATCCGAGAACTTGAGCTGTATGCCGTAATCCACCGCGACTTTGACCTCGAGAACATTGATAATCCCTGGATCGCCAATTTCATGCGCGGCCGCCGCGAGCGTATCGACGCCGGCCAGCCCTACATTGAGTTCGATTTCGCAACACTCGAGCCGCTGCTCAGTAGCTGA